A region from the Lates calcarifer isolate ASB-BC8 linkage group LG2, TLL_Latcal_v3, whole genome shotgun sequence genome encodes:
- the grtp1a gene encoding growth hormone-regulated TBC protein 1-A, with the protein MEKNNKATNHRTRSAVDGRAKDRVDRVDPYGFERSEDFDYESYEELMSEYLVVLTRRTIKWSKLLKGKGKVQKNVKLKRYVRKGIPNEHRALIWMAASGAQDQLEKNPGYYQSLLGAQHDPKLAETICTDLNRTFPDNILFRKTSSPCLQKALNNVLLAYGHHNQAVGYCQGMNFIAGYLLIITKDEEKSFWLMDALLSRILPDYYSPAMLGLKTDQEVLGELVKMKIPRVWQTMVDHNVMWTLVVSRWFICLYIDILPVETVLRIWDCLFYEGSKILFRVALTLIHHNQALIQQAQSLPDVCQNFKQITHGPFVDECHTFMQKIFTEPGSLPMATLTKLRATCRSRIIAEES; encoded by the exons ATGGAGAAGAACAACAAGGCGACAAACCACCGGACCCGCTCCGCCGTCGACGGTAGAGCTAAAGACAGGGTGGAcag GGTGGATCCATATGGCTTTGAGCGCTCAGAGGACTTTGATTATGAGTCCTATGAGGAGCTCATGTCTGAGTATCTAGTTGTGCTCACTCGACGGACCATCAAGTGGTCCAAACTACTAAAGGGCAAAGGCAAGGTGCAGAAGAATGTTAAAT taaAACGTTACGTGCGTAAGGGGATTCCCAATGAGCACAGGGCTCTGATCTGGATGGCAGCCAGCGGGGCTCAAGACCAGTTAGAGAAGAACCCAGGATACTACCAGTCCCTTCTCGGAGCCCAGCACGACCCCAAACTGGCAGAGACCATCTGCACAG acttGAACAGAACATTTCCAGACAACATCCTGTTCCGTAAGACATCCAGCCCATGTCTGCAGAAAGCTTTGAACAATGTGCTGCTGGCGTATGGTCACCACAACCAAGCGGTGGGCTACTGCCAG GGGATGAACTTCATAGCTGGGTATCTACTTATCATCACAAAGGATGAAGAGAAATCCTTCTGGCTGATGGATGCACTACTCAGCAGAATTTTAccag ACTACTACAGTCCAGCCATGCTGGGGCTGAAGACGGACCAGGAGGTGTTAGGGGAgcttgtgaaaatgaaaatcccCAGAGTCTGGCAGACCATGGTGGATCATAATGTCATGTGGACCCTGGTGGTCTCCCGATGGTTCATCTGTCTCTACATAGACATCTTGCCAGTAGAG acAGTTTTGCGGATTTGGGATTGCCTGTTCTACGAGGGCTCGAAAATCTTGTTCCGCGTGGCTCTGACACTGATCCACCACAACCAGGCTCTGATTCAACAGGCCCAGTCACTGCCAGACGTCTGCCAAAACTTCAAGCAGATCACTCATGGACCATTTGTTGACGAATGCCACACTTTCATGCAG AAAATCTTCACTGAACCAGGAAGTCTCCCCATGGCAACGTTGACTAAGCTGCGGGCAACATGTCGATCTCGCATAATCGCAGAAGAGTCATGA
- the lamp1a gene encoding lysosome-associated membrane glycoprotein 1a, translating to MKLCHALASLIIAWLTVLGCIEAVTFEVKEGNSTCIKAELSASFSITYNTSNSTSTVQVALPDSATVDTGRSSCGTDGGSPWLVAVFGPGHTLGLSFSTNGSLYSIANLTLQYNLSDASIFPEANSSDVVTVVSASVGIWASINTTYRCVSPTTYRVGGATVTFSDMRLEAYMPGNDLSPTESVCMADRAGTTAPPTTAASTTTTAPPAPTPPGTPERGDYSVKNSNGTVCLLAQMGLQFNVSYVSKSQNKTVQDLVNLTPNLTISSGSCEASRATLVLTQEQTTRLSFTFTLNSTSSKYHLSGIALFANWSDMTAPFSASNTSLNYLRSTLGRSYMCNAEQTLVVEPTFSLNTFRLQVQPFGVTTSQFATAEECQMDQDQMLIPIIVGAALAGLVLIVLIAYLIGRKRSHAGYQTI from the exons ATGAAACTCTGTCACGCTTTGGCCTCGCTCATCATCGCCTGGTTAACGGTTTTAG GCTGTATTGAGGCTGTTACTTTTGAGGTGAAAGAGGGGAACTCCACTTGCATTAAGGCTGAGCTCTCTGCATCATTCTCCATCACATACAACACCTCCAACAGCACA AGTACAGTGCAGGTCGCTCTGCCTGACTCCGCCACAGTCGACACAGGCAGGAGCTCCTGTGGCACAGACGGCGGCTCACCGTGGCTGGTGGCGGTGTTTGGACCCGGCCACACACTGGGGCTGAGCTTTTCAACCAATGGGAGTCTGTACAGCATCGCTAACCTGACGCTGCAGTACAACCTCAGCGACGCATCAATCTTCCCTGAGGCCAACAGCTCTG ATGTGGTCACTGTGGTGTCGGCTTCAGTTGGGATCTGGGCGTCAATCAACACCACCTACCGCTGTGTGAGCCCCACCACTTACAGAGTTGGTGGAGCAACTGTCACTTTCTCTGACATGAGGCTAGAGGCGTACATGCCCGGAAATGACCTGAGTCCCACAG AAAGTGTATGTATGGCGGACAGGGCTGGTACTACAGCTCCTCCTACCACTGCTGCTTCTACTACAACAACAGCTCCACCAGCACCAACCCCTCCTGGAACACCTGAGCGGGGTGACTACTCTGTAAAAAACAGCAATGGCACAGTTTGTCTCTTGGCCCAGATGGGACTCCAGTTTAACGTCTCCTATGTCTCTAAATCTCAGAATAAG ACTGTCCAAGATTTAGTAAACCTGACCCCCAACCTGACAATATCATCAGGATCATGTGAAGCCAGCAGAGCTACCTTGGTTTTGACACAGGAGCAAACCACCAGACTCAGCTTCACCTTCACTCTG AACTCCACATCCAGCAAGTACCACCTGAGTGGGATAGCTCTGTTCGCTAATTGGTCCGATATGACTG CTCCCTTCTCAGCCAGTAACACCAGTCTGAACTACCTGCGCAGCACGCTGGGCCGCTCTTACATGTGCAACGCAGAGCAAACTTTAGTTGTGGAACCAACCTTCTCTCTCAACACATTCAGACTGCAGGTCCAACCTTTTGGAGTCACCACCAGCCAGTTTGCTACAG CGGAGGAGTGTCAGATGGACCAAGACCAGATGCTCATCCCCATCATTGTTGGGGCAGCTCTTGCCGGCCTGGTGCTGATTGTGCTCATTGCGTACCTAATAGGCAGGAAGAGGAGCCACGCTGGATACCAGACCATCTGA
- the cul4a gene encoding cullin-4A, translating to MAEDTRQDKRASFSAITEHNTNGMARTSAVASGKSGASKKLVIKNFKDRPKLAENYTEDTWLKLRDAVGAIQNSTSIKYNLEELYQAVENLCSYKVSPTLYKQLRQVCEDHVQAQIHQFREESLDNLSFLKRMNRCWQDHCRQTIMIRSIFLFLDRTYVLQNSLLPSIWDTGLELFRTHIVSDSAVQKRTVDGILEQIELERNGETVDRSLLRSLLGMLSDLQVYKDSFEERFLTETNRLYAAEGQRLMQERDVPEYLHHVARRLEEENDRIVSYLDQSTQKPLISCVEKQLLGEHMTAILQKGLSTLLDENRVTELALLYQLFSKVKGGLLTLLQFWRDYIKSFGGEIVCTPEKDKDMVQELLDFKDKMDNVAQSCFTRNEGFINAMKEAFETFINKRPNKPAELIAKYVDSKLRAGNKEATEEELERILDKIMIIFRFIHGKDVFEAFYKKDLAKRLLVGKSASVDAEKSMLSKLKHECGAAFTSKLEGMFKDMELSKDIMIQFKQYMQNQSEPSNIELTVNILTMGYWPSYTPMEVHLPPEMVKLQEVFKLFYLGKHSGRKLQWQPTLGHAVLKAEFKEGKKELQVSLFQTLVLLMFNEGEEFSVEEIRAATGIEEGELRRTLQSLACGKARVLNKNPRGKDVEDGDRFNFNNDFKHKLFRIKINQIQMKETVEEQVSTTERVFQDRQYQIDAAVVRIMKMRKTLSHNLLVSELYNQLKFPVKPGDLKKRIESLIDRDYMERDKETPNQYHYVA from the exons ATGGCAGAGGACACCCGACAGGACAAGAGAGCCAGCTTCTCTGCTATAACGGAGCACAACACCAACGGGATGGCCAGGACCTCTGCCGTGGCCTCAGGCAAAAGTGGCGCTTCAAAGAAGTTAGTGATCAAAAATTTCAAAG ACAGGCCAAAACTAGCAGAGAACTACACTGAGGACACATGGCTGAAACTACGAGATGCAGTGGGCGCCATTCAGAACAGCACCTCTATCAAGTACAACCTGGAGGAGCTCTATCAG GCGGTGGAGAACCTGTGTTCGTATAAAGTCTCCCCAACGTTGTACAAGCAACTACGACAGGTCTGTGAAGATCACGTGCAGGCCCAGATCCACCAGTTTAGAGAA GAGTCTTTGGACAATCTTTCTTTCCTGAAGCGAATGAATCGCTGTTGGCAGGACCACTGCAGGCAAACT aTAATGATCCGAAGTATCTTTCTCTTCCTCGATCGTACCTACGTGCTTCAGAACTCACTGCTCCCCTCCATCTG GGACACTGGGTTGGAGCTGTTTCGTACCCACATTGTGAGTGACAGTGCGGTTCAGAAGCGCACAGTCGACGGCATTTTGGAGCAGATAGAGCTGGAGAGGAACGGGGAGACAGTTGATCGTAGTCTGCTCAGGAGCTTACTGGGCATGCTCTCAGACCTGCAG GTTTACAAAGATTCCTTCGAGGAGAGATTTTTGACTGAGACCAATCGTCTGTATGCAGCGGAGGGACAGCGACTCATGCAGGAGAGAGAT gtgccTGAGTATCTGCACCATGTGGCTCGTCGGTTAGAGGAGGAGAATGATCGTATCGTGAGCTACCTCGACCAGAGCACtca GAAACCACTTATTAGCTGCGTTGAGAAACAACTTTTAGGAGAACATATGACTGCAATACTACAAAAGG GTCTTAGCACTCTCCTGGATGAGAACCGTGTGACTGAGCTAGCCCTCCTCTACCAGCTCTTCAGCAAGGTGAAGGGAGGACTTCTCACACTGCTGCAGTTCTGGAGGGATTACATCAAG TCCTTTGGTGGAGAGATTGTATGTACTCCGGAGAAAGACAAGGACATGGTGCAGGAGCTACTGGACTTTAAGGACAAGATGGACAATGTGGCACAGAGCTGCTTTACCCGGAACGAGGGATTCATCAACGCCATGAAGGAGGCCTTTGAGACCTTTATCAACAAGAGGCCCAACAAACCCGCTGAACTCATTG CTAAATATGTGGATTCTAAGTTAAGAGCAGGGAACAAGGAGGctacagaggaggagctggagagaatCCTGGACAAGATAATGATAATCTTCCGTTTTATACACG GAAAAGATGTGTTTGAAGCTTTCTACAAGAAGGACTTGGCCAAGCGTCTGCTGGTTGGAAAGAGTGCTTCAGTTGATGCTGAGAAGTCCATGCTCTCCAAGCTCAAACACG AATGCGGAGCAGCATTTACCAGTAAGCTTGAGGGGATGTTCAAAGACATGGAGCTGTCTAAAGACATCATGATCCAGTTCAAACAG TATATGCAGAACCAGAGTGAGCCCAGCAACATAGAACTTACTGTTAACATCCTCACTATGGGCTACTGGCCTTCATACACACCCATGGAGGTCCACCTGCCCCCAGAG ATGGTAAAACTCCAGGAGGTGTTCAAGCTGTTCTACCTGGGGAAGcacagtgggaggaagctgcAGTGGCAGCCAACACTGGGCCACGCTGTACTAAAGGCAGAGTTTAAAGAG GGTAAGAAGGAGCTGCAGGTCTCCCTGTTCCAGACCCTGGTGCTGCTGATGTTTAATGAGGGAGAGGAATTCAGCGTGGAAGAGATTCGCGCTGCCACCGGCATAG aggagggagagctcAGGCGTACGCTGCAGTCTCTGGCCTGCGGAAAAGCACGGGTCCTCAACAAGAACCCTCGAGGGAAAGATGTGGAGGATGGAGACCGTTTCAATTTCAACAACgatttcaaacacaaactgttccGCATCAAGATCAACCAGATTCAAATGAAGGAAACG GTAGAGGAGCAGGTGAGCACCACAGAGCGCGTGTTTCAAGACAGGCAGTATCAGATTGATGCAGCTGTGGTGCGCATCATGAAAATGAGGAAGACCCTCAGTCACAACCTACTGGTATCAGAGCTCTACAACCAGCTAAAGTTCCCAGTCAAG CCGGGCGATCTGAAGAAGCGCATCGAGTCGCTCATAGACAGAGACTACATGGAACGTGACAAGGAGACTCCAAATCAGTACCACTATGTTGCCTGA
- the tgfbrap1 gene encoding transforming growth factor-beta receptor-associated protein 1 homolog, with protein MSVKAFELVPAVERDLLMGDKARINIECIECCGKHLYVGTNDCFIHHFLLDEVTSSKGKLSYSAQKLLHKYLGLKKPVAELRAASALERLIVLCDGIVFLVDMVTLETVPSAAGGGAKIRGVTAFCINENPVNGDPFCVEMGVLSSKRRTVQIYMVYEDRVQLVKELTTPEQPCAVSLDGYFLCLALATQYMILNYNTGASQDLFPYNSEERRPIVKRIGREEFLLAAPGGLGMFANAEGVSQRAPVNWSESVIGAAVCFPYVVALDESFITIHSMLDQQLKQTLSFRDGHILQDFEGKVILASTKAVYVLVPLPLERQIQDLLASHRVEEALILTEGAQRNIPKDKFQILHKRILQQAGFIQFGQLQFLEAKEHFRKGQLDVRELISLYPLLLPASSSFTRCHPPLHEFADLNHLAQGDQEKVLRCKKFLISYLGEVRSTEVANGCREDVDTALLKLYAEQDHESLLDLLASDNACLLADSVPWLEKYHKYFALGLLYHYNGQDSAALQLWIRVVDGDLQDSTRSDLYEYIVDFLCSCFNLDLVWKYADWALRKDPTTGVHIFTRRPVCKGQTQLNPDDVITYLGKHDQALLLYLEHLVLERRIQKEKFHTHLAVLYLERVLLLLSQLPTDEEKLTRARERLQALLRESNLYRVQFLLGKMENSEQLLLERATLHGKLEEHDKALHILVHKLRDFPSAEAFCIWASSSRDSAYRQQLFHLLLGVYLDGNPPGKSQTAAGGGSGDLEMAAVDLLNRHGEVFDAVRVLRMLPEGWSLQLLRPFLGRAVRASMHACRTSQIALGLAHSENLQLLHDRLKERKKPIFVSEKKGCHLCHNTFSEPSVVCLPGGVPVHTHCIAQRVRDSPTKRQLTNSSNHT; from the exons ATGAGTGTGAAGGCTTTTGAGCTGGTCCCCGCTGTGGAGCGCGATCTCCTCATGGGCGACAAAGCTCGCATCAACATCGAGTGCATTGAATGCTGTGGAAAGCACTTGTACGTGGGCACCAATGACTGCTTCATCCATCATTTTCTGCTCGATGAGGTCACTTCCTCCAAAGGGAAACTGAGTTACTCGGCTCAGAAGCTGCTGCACAAATACTTGGGCCTCAAGAAACCTGTTGCTGAGCTGCGGGCTGCTTCAGCTTTGGAGCGTCTGATAGTGCTTTGTGATGGAATAGTGTTCCTCGTCGACATGGTGACATTGGAGACTGTGCCCTCGGCGGCAGGGGGTGGAGCCAAGATCAGAGGTGTGACAGCTTTCTGCATTAATGAGAACCCAGTGAATGGTGATCCATTCTGTGTGGAAATGGGCGTGCTCTCCTCCAAGCGGCGGACAGTGCAGATTTACATGGTGTATGAGGACAGAGTGCAGCTGGTCAAAGAGTTGACCACTCCTGAGCAGCCCTGTGCCGTCAGTCTTGATGGATACTTCTTGTGCCTGGCCCTCGCTACACAATACATGATCCTGAACTACAACACAGGAGCCTCCCAAGACCTCTTTCCTTACaacagtgaggagaggaggccCATTGTGAAGAGGATTGGCAGAGAAGAGTTCCTCTTAGCAGCACCTGGTGGTCTGG GAATGTTTGCCAATGCAGAGGGGGTATCTCAGAGGGCTCCAGTCAACTGGTCAGAGAGTGTGATTGGTGCCGCTGTGTGTTTTCCGTACGTGGTGGCCTTAGATGAGAGCTTCATCACCATCCACAGCATGTTGGACCAACAGCTGAAACAGACCCTGTCATTCAGGGATGGACACATTCTGCAAGACTTTGAAG gGAAGGTCATTCTGGCGTCCACCAAGGCAGTGTATGTCCTGGTGCCCCTGCCGCTGGAGAGACAGATACAAGATTTACTGGCCAGCCACAGAGTGGAGGAGGCGCTCATTCTCACAGAGGgagcacagagaaatattccCAAAGACAAGTTCCAG ATTTTGCACAAAAGAATCCTCCAGCAGGCAGGTTTCATACAATTCGGTCAACTTCAGTTTCTAGAAGCAAAGGAACACTTCAG GAAGGGCCAGCTGGATGTTCGGGAGCTGATATCTCTCTACCCACTTCTGCTGCCAGCTTCCTCTTCATTCACACGCTGCCACCCTCCTCTCCACGAGTTTGCAGATCTTAACCACCTAGCACAGGGTGATCAAGAAAAAGTGCTACGATGCAAGAAGTTCCTCATCAGTTATTTGGGAGAg GTACGAAGCACAGAGGTGGCAAATGGCTGTAGAGAGGACGTGGACACGGCGCTGTTAAAACTGTATGCAGAACAGGATCATGAGAGCCTTCTAGACCTGCTAGCTTCAGACAATGCCTGCCTGTTGGCAGACAGCGTCCCATGGCTAGAAAAATATCACAA ATATTTTGCACTTGGACTGCTCTATCATTATAATGGTCAGGATTCAGCAGCACTTCAG TTGTGGATTCGTGTGGTCGATGGAGATCTGCAGGACTCCACAAGATCTGACCTATATGAGTACATTGTGGACTTTCTGTGCTCCTGCTTCAACCTGGACCTTGTGTGGAAATATGCAGACTGGGCCTTGCGGAAGGATCCCACT acAGGTGTCCACATCTTTACCAGGAGGCCTGTCTGTAAGGGTCAGACACAACtgaaccctgatgatgtcatcacttATCTGGGAAAGCATGACCAGGCACTGCTTCTCTATTTGGAGCACCTGGTGCTAGAGCGACGGATACAG AAGGAGAAGTTTCACACACATCTGGCTGTGTTGTACCTGGAGAGAGTCTTATTGCTGCTGTCACAGTTGCCAACAGATGAAGAGAAGCTAACCAGAGCTAGAGAGAGGCTCCAAGCCCTGCTCAGGGAGTCCAATCTATACCGTGTACAGTTTCTTTTAG GTAAGATGGAAAACTCTGAACAACTGCTGCTAGAGCGCGCAACACTACATGGAAAGCTGGAGGAGCATGATAAAGCACTGCACATACTGGTGCACAAGCTCAGAGACTTCCCGTCCGCTGAGGCCTTCTGTATATGGGCCTCCTCTAGTCGGGATTCTGCTTACCGACAGCAGCTGTTTCACCTGCTCCTGGGGGTTTACCTAGATGGGAACCCTCCTGGAAAATCCCAGACGGCAGCAGGAGGTGGCAGCGGAGACCTGGAGATGGCAGCAGTAGACCTTTTGAACAGGCATGGCGAGGTGTTTGACGCAGTCCGTGTTCTTCGCATGCTCCCTGAAGGCTggtcactgcagctgctgcggCCCTTTCTGGGTCGAGCTGTCAGGGCCAGCATGCATGCCTGCCGCACTTCCCAGATTGCTCTGGGGCTAGCCCACTCTGAAAACCTTCAGCTGCTGCACGACAGG ttgAAAGAGCGCAAGAAACCCATCTTTGTGTCTGAGAAGAAGGGATGCCACCTGTGCCACAACACCTTCAGTGAGCCCAGTGTGGTGTGTCTGCCGGGTGGAGTGCCTGTCCATACTCACTGCATCGCCCAGAGAGTAAGAGACTCTCCTACAAAGAGACAGTTAACTAATAGCAGTAACCATACGTGA
- the LOC108888039 gene encoding low affinity immunoglobulin epsilon Fc receptor yields the protein MVDTEEIQVSFPYDNSGEDPTKTASDVQDEISREDTQNSCMKRLGWQVILIVILVVLFISVTGVLVIQINKHPSVPAESQHTAKEILTAWNISALLEIENSQLKQLLNSTYQNFTSLRSEYGQLKLLMNATLYNFTLLSAKKTQMSMLLKSILQEKTQLQVENEELNMLLNSTLENCNLIKEENGQLNQLLNDSLKIITLASEENKRLRQLLINERETNTQLKTVNQHQRSILFSDRLSFLWGFCNKSTLQCSRCPRGWVEHASRCFFLSQEIQKWEIARRDCLDRGGDLAVVLNAEDQAFLTNLTFQFVQAHPQVNFHSAWIGLQDMVKEGTHFWINGKPLKSGVIYWKQLEPNNALASWDKHNTGQDCVAIVPPRRIGQKGWLNSWDDIVCGGKRHYLCETTALNVI from the exons ATGGTTGACACGGAGGAGATCCAAGTGAG TTTTCCATATGACAATTCTGGTGAGGATCCAACAAAAACTGCCTCAGATGTTCAAGATGAGATAAGCAGAGAAGACACTCAAAACAGCTGCATGAAGAGACTGGGCTGGCAAGTCATTTTGATTGTGATTCTTGTGGTGCTCTTTATCAGTGTGACCGGAGTCCTTGTTATTCAGATAAATAAACACCCAAGTGTACCAGCAGAATCACAGCATACAGCAAAGGAGATACTCACTGCATGGAACATCAGTGCACTGCTGGAAATAGAGAACAGTCAGCTGAAGCAACTTCTGAACTCCACTTATCAAAACTTCACCTCTCTGAGAAGTGAGTATGGCCAGCTGAAGCTGCTCATGAACGCCACTCTGTACAACTTCACTTTGTTGTCAgctaaaaaaacacagatgagcaTGCTCTTGAAGAGCATATTGCAAGAGAAGACACAGTTGCAAGTGGAGAACGAAGAGCTAAATATGCTCCTGAATTCAACCCTGGAAAACTGCAACCTCATCAAAGAGGAGAATGGACAACTGAACCAGCTTCTGAACGATTCGCTGAAAATCATCACTTTGGCATCTGAGGAAAATAAACGCCTGCGCCAACTGTTAATCAATGAACGGGAAACCAACACgcagctgaaaacagtaaaTCAACACCAGCGTTCAATCCTGTTCTCTGATCGTCTGTCCTTCCTCTGGGGATTCTGCAACAAGAGCACGCTGCAGTGTTCACGATGCCCACGCGGCTGGGTCGAGCACGCCTCTCGCTGCTTCTTCCTGTCCCAAGAAATACAGAAGTGGGAAATTGCTCGCCGTGACTGCCTTGATAGGGGTGGTGACTTGGCTGTTGTTTTGAATGCTGAAGACCAGGCATTCTTGACCAATTTAACTTTTCAGTTCGTACAGGCTCACCCTCAAGTAAACTTCCACTCAGCGTGGATCGGGTTGCAGGATATGGTGAAGGAGGGCACCCATTTCTGGATCAACGGCAAACCACTCAAGTCAGGTGTCATTTACTGGAAGCAACTGGAGCCAAACAATGCCCTTGCCTCTTgggacaaacacaacacaggacaGGACTGTGTTGCCATTGTGCCACCGAGACGCATTGGGCAGAAGGGTTGGTTAAACTCCTGGGATGACATTGTTTGCGGTGGCAAACGGCACTACCTGTGTGAGACCACAGCTCTCAATGTGATCTGA